DNA sequence from the Syntrophales bacterium genome:
TATACAAGGCTTACAACTCATGTTCCAAAAAGGCTTCTTATGGTTTCTTCAAAAGGAGTGGTAGCAACCCCCGCCTCGGTAATGATGGCAGCAATAAAACGATTCGGGGTTACATCAAAGGCTGGATTGTAGACCTTCATACCATCCGGGGCAATTCTCATACCACGAATAGAGAGAACTTCTTCATCGTCCCGCTCTTCAATGGGAATATCATTTCCTTCTTTTATCTCGATATCGATGGTGGACAGAGGCGCCGCTACATAAAATGGAATGTTGTGCTCGGCAGCCAGAACGGCAAGTGAATAGGTTCCAATTTTATTGGCAACATCGCCATTGGCGGCAATACGGTCAGCTCCCACGATGACCAGATCTATCTTTCCCTGTTTCATGAGAAAGCCGGCCATATTGTCTGTTATCAATGTAGCGGGAACATTATCCCGCATCAGCTCCCATGCTGTCAGACGTGCCCCCTGGAGAACAGGCCTCGTCTCATCCACAAAAACGTGGAGTCCTTTTCCCTCCTCGCGGGCGGCCCTGATAACCCCCAGGGCGGTACCGTAGCCGGCCGTCGCCAGGGCACCGGCATTACAATGAGTAAGGATATTGTCGCCGCTTTTGATCAGTTTTCTGCCATGCATCCCTATTTGCCTGTTTATTTCAATATCCTCTTCACATATTTTTACCGCTTCCGTCACCAGCACCTTCTTTATAGCGTCAATGCCTGATTTGAGCTCTCTCTCAAAACACCGCTTCATCCGCTCTATTGCCCAGAAGAGGTTTACCGCCGTTGGGCGTGTCTCGGAAAACTCATCGCATATCCCGTAAAATGAATTTTTCAGATCTTCCTTGGATGAAACGTCCTGATTTCGCATACCGAGGGCGATGCCCATCGCTGCGGCGACACCGATGGCAGGGGCACCCCTTATGGTCATATCATTTATAGC
Encoded proteins:
- the mtnA gene encoding S-methyl-5-thioribose-1-phosphate isomerase; the protein is MIKTISWTDDAVVMIDQRVLPHEEKYLTCRSYTEVISAINDMTIRGAPAIGVAAAMGIALGMRNQDVSSKEDLKNSFYGICDEFSETRPTAVNLFWAIERMKRCFERELKSGIDAIKKVLVTEAVKICEEDIEINRQIGMHGRKLIKSGDNILTHCNAGALATAGYGTALGVIRAAREEGKGLHVFVDETRPVLQGARLTAWELMRDNVPATLITDNMAGFLMKQGKIDLVIVGADRIAANGDVANKIGTYSLAVLAAEHNIPFYVAAPLSTIDIEIKEGNDIPIEERDDEEVLSIRGMRIAPDGMKVYNPAFDVTPNRFIAAIITEAGVATTPFEETIRSLFGT